One segment of Pseudanabaena sp. FACHB-2040 DNA contains the following:
- a CDS encoding peptidylprolyl isomerase: MTDSLTVGDRNYSAEDIIPLLRQYGLMPQLIRELVIDHAIAAIELTEEEQARAQARFDQTFNIQSDEQRQSFAAQRQLSPEAFAQLMLREEKLTKFKLETWGAKLESYFLQRKSSLDRVLYSLIRTQEPGLAQELYFRINDDGQPFADLAREYSEGQEAQTGGLIGPVELSVPHPSLARILSISQPGQLWPPTRVGEWFVVVRLEKFLPAKMDDATLQRLLDELFSVWLKEEIEKNMGILSQTKDSL; this comes from the coding sequence ATGACCGACAGCTTAACTGTGGGCGATCGCAATTACAGCGCCGAGGACATCATCCCCCTACTGCGCCAGTACGGCCTGATGCCTCAGCTGATTCGGGAGCTGGTGATTGATCATGCGATCGCAGCGATTGAGCTGACCGAGGAGGAGCAGGCCCGCGCCCAGGCTCGCTTTGACCAGACCTTTAATATTCAGTCTGACGAACAGCGGCAGTCGTTTGCAGCCCAGCGGCAGCTCTCTCCAGAGGCGTTTGCCCAGCTGATGCTGCGGGAGGAAAAGCTAACCAAATTTAAGCTAGAGACTTGGGGAGCCAAGCTAGAGTCTTACTTTCTCCAGCGCAAGAGCAGCCTAGACCGGGTGCTTTACTCTCTAATTCGCACCCAGGAGCCGGGGCTGGCTCAAGAGCTGTACTTTCGCATCAACGATGACGGTCAGCCCTTTGCCGATTTAGCGCGAGAATATTCTGAAGGACAGGAAGCCCAGACGGGCGGGCTAATTGGCCCCGTAGAGCTATCAGTGCCTCATCCGTCGCTGGCCCGCATTTTGTCGATCAGTCAGCCCGGCCAGCTGTGGCCCCCGACGCGGGTTGGGGAGTGGTTTGTGGTGGTGCGGCTGGAAAAGTTTTTACCGGCCAAAATGGACGATGCCACGCTGCAAAGGCTGCTAGATGAGCTGTTTAGCGTTTGGCTAAAGGAAGAGATCGAAAAGAATATGGGGATTCTCAGCCAGACGAAAGACAGCCTCTGA
- a CDS encoding isopenicillin N synthase family oxygenase, translated as MTSSISQPLIPTLDLQTFLTGEPKEQTQFIDAVGLALERIGFFVLSNSDVDPASIAKAYGTAERFFSLDTATKFQYEYPHLKGQAGFTRFGREQAKDAALPDLKEFWHVNRSSLQQPDHFWPQEVPEFRSAMIRLFAQLETCAGILLEACALYLDQPRTWLSEQVIEGNTVLRIAHYPPIPADAPAGSLRAAAHEDINFITLLCEATAPGLEVLTHTGDWLPLQAEPGQIIVDTGDMLQNLTNGLFKSTTHRVVNPVNPRGGRLSLPFFVHPRSEVDLSPYPACVARTGGTAHYPNLTAGEYLAQRLQEIGLA; from the coding sequence ATGACTAGCTCAATTTCTCAACCACTCATTCCTACCCTTGACCTGCAAACTTTTCTGACAGGGGAGCCCAAGGAGCAGACACAATTCATTGATGCTGTTGGGCTGGCGTTGGAGCGAATTGGTTTCTTTGTACTGAGCAACTCTGACGTTGATCCGGCCAGTATTGCCAAGGCCTACGGCACAGCCGAACGCTTTTTTTCTCTAGATACCGCCACCAAATTTCAGTACGAATATCCCCACCTGAAAGGTCAGGCAGGCTTTACTCGATTTGGCCGGGAACAGGCAAAGGATGCAGCCCTCCCCGATCTAAAAGAGTTTTGGCACGTCAATCGCAGCAGCCTACAGCAGCCCGATCACTTCTGGCCTCAGGAAGTGCCTGAGTTTCGCTCAGCCATGATCCGTCTCTTTGCTCAGCTTGAGACCTGCGCCGGAATCTTGCTAGAAGCCTGCGCTCTGTACTTGGATCAGCCACGCACTTGGCTCAGTGAGCAAGTGATCGAAGGCAACACGGTGTTGCGTATTGCCCACTATCCGCCCATTCCTGCTGATGCGCCTGCCGGTAGCTTGCGAGCGGCTGCCCATGAAGACATTAACTTCATTACGCTGCTTTGCGAAGCGACGGCTCCAGGGCTAGAAGTTCTCACTCACACAGGCGACTGGCTGCCGCTGCAGGCAGAGCCGGGGCAGATTATTGTCGATACGGGCGATATGCTGCAAAACTTGACCAACGGTCTGTTCAAAAGCACCACCCATCGAGTGGTCAATCCGGTCAATCCCCGAGGTGGCAGGCTGTCGCTGCCCTTTTTTGTGCACCCTCGATCGGAAGTCGATCTCAGTCCTTACCCAGCTTGCGTAGCAAGAACTGGTGGCACTGCTCACTATCCCAACCTGACTGCTGGCGAATACTTGGCCCAGCGGTTGCAAGAAATTGGGCTGGCCTAG
- a CDS encoding FTR1 family protein has protein sequence MDFTAALPTFLITLREGVEAALVVGIVLACLSKANQPQLNRWAYLGVLAGLVGSIMIGIALGSGLQQLQLVLPNLESVVKPLLNVLFCAIAIILLSWMLVWMTQQSRSLKSEIEGNVTTALKNSDTAAWSVFSLICIAVLREGFETVLFLFTTVQQGSTAAAVGGAIAGLFSAALIGLALFRWGIRINLKQFFQVMGVLLLLIVGGLVLSAFKNLDAALAAISQLDLRNSDLCFSQTSCILGPEVWNGTHFLPEKKFPGILLKTLFGYREHLYLLQVLAYLGFLFTIGGTYFRSLNPHTSAGKTAVSQ, from the coding sequence ATGGATTTCACTGCAGCTCTACCCACGTTTCTAATCACCCTGCGAGAAGGGGTGGAGGCAGCCCTAGTCGTCGGCATCGTGCTGGCCTGTCTGAGTAAGGCCAATCAGCCTCAGCTCAACCGCTGGGCCTATTTAGGCGTGCTGGCGGGACTGGTGGGCAGCATCATGATCGGCATTGCCTTGGGATCGGGGCTGCAGCAGCTCCAGCTAGTGCTGCCGAATCTAGAATCGGTGGTTAAGCCGCTGCTGAATGTGTTGTTTTGTGCGATCGCAATTATCCTCCTGAGCTGGATGCTGGTATGGATGACTCAACAGTCTCGTTCACTCAAGTCCGAGATCGAAGGTAACGTCACCACTGCTCTGAAAAACTCTGATACGGCCGCCTGGAGCGTCTTTAGCCTGATCTGCATTGCCGTGCTGCGAGAAGGCTTTGAAACGGTGCTGTTTCTCTTTACTACGGTGCAGCAGGGGTCGACAGCGGCTGCGGTGGGAGGTGCGATCGCAGGTCTGTTCAGCGCCGCCCTGATCGGTCTGGCCCTCTTCCGCTGGGGCATTCGCATCAACCTAAAGCAGTTCTTTCAGGTGATGGGTGTGCTGCTGCTGCTGATCGTCGGCGGCCTAGTGCTCTCTGCATTTAAGAACCTGGATGCGGCTCTAGCTGCCATCAGCCAGCTCGACCTGCGCAACTCCGATCTCTGCTTTTCCCAGACTTCCTGCATCTTAGGGCCAGAGGTTTGGAATGGCACTCACTTTCTGCCTGAGAAAAAGTTTCCCGGCATTCTGCTCAAAACCCTCTTCGGCTACCGCGAACACCTCTACCTGCTTCAGGTTCTGGCCTATCTAGGCTTCCTCTTCACCATCGGTGGCACCTATTTCCGCAGCCTAAACCCACACACATCAGCAGGGAAGACGGCTGTTAGTCAGTAA